The Castanea sativa cultivar Marrone di Chiusa Pesio chromosome 11, ASM4071231v1 genome contains a region encoding:
- the LOC142616258 gene encoding uncharacterized protein LOC142616258 translates to MGALFAQYLKETRKENAIYYISKKILPHEEKYLPLEKTCVALVWATRKLRHYMLAYKVLFIARMNPLKYLMEKPVRDGKTAKWVLLLSEFDIQYVTKKSVKGREIADHLAHCSIEEAEEIQGDFLVKISWGLRLNFPATNNVTEYEACIMSLQAALGLVVKEFEVYEDSALIISQIHNKWKIREERLMPYQECLQKWASKFSKIQYQYVPMMHNQIVDALATIAFMMDGSEEDKARPIVLEQKEEPAYCMTIEEDEGKNGEGEWYSDIIQYLKDGTYPPYAGKNNQLTIRRLSTNYIICGERLYRRSYDEIHLLCVTAKEAQEIIEKVHESSYGPYMNAHMLSRKIMRQGYYWTTMEGDCVAHVRKCHQCQVHGDLKHMPPMPPHTMTSPWPFFTSGIDLIGKIHPTTSNGHEFILVAIDYFTKWVEAASYKVLNSKKVSQFI, encoded by the exons ATGGGCGCTCTATTTGCTCAATACCTAAAAGAGACTAGGAAGGAGAATGCAATTTACTACATCAGCAAGAAGATATTGCCTCATGAAGAAAAGTATTTACCCTTAGAAAAGACATGTGTAGCACTTGTTTGGGCAACCCGCAAACTCAGACATTATATGCTTGCTTACAAGGTTTTGTTTATTGCAAGAATGAATCCTTTGAAGTACTTAATGGAAAAACCCGTGCGAGATGGGAAGACTGCTAAATGGGTCTTGCTTTTGTCAGAATTTGATATTCAATATGTGACTAAGAAATCTGTCAAAGGGAGAGAAATTGCCGATCACTTAGCCCATTGTTCAATAGAAGAAGCGGAAGAGATCCAAGGGGACTTTCTGGTGAAGATATCATGGGGATTAAG ACTCAACTTTCCTGCCACTAATAATGTCACGGAATATGAAGCTTGCATTATGAGTCTACAAGCAGCCTTAGGCCTAGTAGTGAAGGAGTTTGAGGTATATGAAGATTCAGCTCTAATAATCTCTCAGATTCATAATAAATGGAAGATCAGAGAagaaaggctcatgccttatcaAGAATGTCTTCAAAAGTGGGCATCAAAATTTAGCAAGATCCAATATCAGTATGTGCCAATGATGCATAATCAAATTGTAGATGCTTTAGCAACCATAGCATTCATGATGGATGGGTCGGAAGAAGATAAAGCCAGGCCAATAGTGTTGGAACAGAAAGAAGAACCAGCCTACTGCATGAcaatagaagaagatgagggaAAAAATGGGGAAGGTGAATGGTATTCAGACATCATACAATACCTTAAGGATGGTACATATCCACCATATGCAGGCAAGAATAACCAATTGACCATCCGAAGGTTGTCTactaattacattatttgtggAGAAAGACTTTACAGAAGATCATATGATGAAATTCATCTCCTTTGTGTAACCGCCAAGGAGGCACAGGAGATAATTGAAAAGGTTCATGAGTCAAGTTATGGGCCATATATGAATGCACACATGCTATCAAGGAAAATAATGAGACAAGGCTATTACTGGACCACTATGGAAGGCGACTGTGTGGCTCATGTTCGAAAATGTCATCAATGCCAAGTCCATGGAGATCTGAAACATATGCCACCCATGCCACCACATACTATGACATCACCCTGGCCATTCTTTACATCAGGAATAGACCTCATTGGGAAGATCCACCCAACAACATCCAATGGTCATGAATTCATACTTGTAGCCAttgattattttactaaatgggtagaagctgccTCATACAAAGTCttaaattcaaagaaagtttctCAATTCATTTAG